From the genome of Bradyrhizobium elkanii USDA 76, one region includes:
- a CDS encoding IS4 family transposase, with amino-acid sequence MVAGKTVCLRRLSRGDRALEVRFNRFLGHDKVTAERIIESWGDSTVAAVEGRHVLAIQDTSEIHFNTTPQRRRGLGEIGKGNNHGVLLHPLLAVDADDGSCLGLLSGQVWTRQGRRTTTHDARDLSDKESQRWISTAIAAKPLLTAAGTVTVLGDRESDIFALYASSAEQHFHVIARSMHDRKLADRTGLYEATDAMPVVDRRAIQLPARAARPARQAHLELRFGAIELARPQSKFLRHLPKSLPLAVVDVCEINAGPGAEPLHWRLITSHEIATVDDAWRIVEWYKQRWIIEQFFRVLKTQGLKLEDSQIGTADRLLKLVAIAAKAAVITIQLLQARDGGQQPIRVAFNDNEINALAALNRKLEARSKRLKNPHPPDSLTWAAWIIGRLGGWDGYPSSKPPGPITFKNGLEYFLAVAAGWSLRDMCMP; translated from the coding sequence ATGGTTGCGGGCAAGACGGTCTGCCTGCGGCGGCTTTCCAGGGGTGATCGTGCGCTGGAGGTGCGGTTCAACCGCTTTCTCGGCCACGACAAGGTGACGGCGGAGCGGATCATCGAAAGCTGGGGCGACAGCACGGTTGCCGCGGTAGAGGGCCGCCATGTGCTGGCGATCCAGGACACCAGCGAGATCCACTTCAACACCACGCCGCAACGCCGGCGCGGGCTCGGCGAAATCGGCAAGGGCAATAACCACGGCGTGCTGCTGCATCCGCTGCTGGCCGTGGATGCCGACGATGGCAGCTGTCTTGGACTTTTGAGTGGGCAGGTATGGACGCGCCAGGGGCGTCGCACCACGACGCATGACGCACGTGACTTGTCTGACAAGGAATCGCAACGCTGGATATCCACCGCCATTGCGGCCAAGCCGCTGCTCACCGCTGCCGGAACGGTGACGGTCCTCGGTGATCGCGAGAGCGATATCTTTGCCCTTTATGCCAGCTCGGCCGAGCAGCACTTCCATGTCATCGCGCGCAGCATGCATGATCGCAAGCTTGCCGACCGCACCGGCCTGTATGAGGCCACCGACGCCATGCCTGTGGTGGATCGGAGGGCGATCCAACTGCCTGCGCGCGCGGCGCGACCGGCACGTCAGGCCCATCTCGAACTCCGCTTTGGCGCAATCGAGCTTGCCCGCCCGCAGAGCAAGTTCCTGCGCCATTTGCCGAAAAGCTTGCCGCTGGCGGTGGTCGACGTGTGCGAGATCAATGCCGGGCCCGGCGCAGAGCCGCTGCACTGGCGTCTGATCACCTCTCACGAGATCGCCACCGTCGACGACGCCTGGCGTATCGTCGAATGGTACAAGCAGCGCTGGATCATCGAGCAGTTCTTCCGCGTCCTGAAGACGCAAGGCCTCAAGCTCGAAGACAGCCAGATCGGAACCGCCGATCGTCTCCTCAAACTGGTCGCTATCGCCGCCAAGGCAGCCGTCATCACCATCCAGCTTCTGCAAGCGCGCGATGGCGGTCAGCAGCCCATTCGCGTTGCCTTCAACGACAACGAGATCAACGCGCTTGCCGCCCTCAACCGGAAACTCGAGGCCAGGAGCAAGCGACTGAAAAACCCACATCCGCCCGACAGCCTCACCTGGGCAGCCTGGATCATCGGCCGCCTTGGCGGTTGGGACGGCTACCCGTCGTCTAAACCTCCAGGCCCCATCACCTTCAAAAATGGCCTCGAATACTTCCTGGCCGTCGCAGCAGGATGGAGCCTCAGAGATATGTGCATGCCCTAG
- a CDS encoding ArgE/DapE family deacylase, translating into MTDSRSVPLPAGARERIEAAVDAAFEQQIATTIAFSSIPSTRGQEGPCQDMFAKLLRERGYEVDDWVVNQDELKTLPGYGPVETDFSRARTVVGTYRPAREEGRSLILQGHCDVVPVGPLDMWERPPFQPVVEDGWLYGRGTGDMKSGTIAALYALDAVKAAGFAPKGRIHLQSVIEEESTGLGALSTLQRGYRADACLLPEPTEERLMRAQVGVIWFRLRVRGIPVHVARAGTGSNAIRAAYHLIGHLDALEAEWNERAKSHRYFGAVHHPLNFNPGIIKGGDWASSVPAWCDVDCRIGILPGWKIADCQAEIVECVTKAARAHPFLANNPPEIVWSGFLSPGYEATEVQESEAVLGSVYEHVFGRELTDFPSTALTDARFYGLDYGVPAFCFGARMENAHGFNERVQLDSLKKVTKAYALFVASWCGIDRA; encoded by the coding sequence ATGACCGACAGCCGTTCAGTCCCCCTTCCGGCCGGCGCGCGCGAGCGCATCGAGGCGGCTGTCGACGCCGCCTTCGAGCAGCAGATCGCGACCACGATCGCCTTCTCGTCGATTCCCAGCACGCGCGGCCAGGAAGGTCCGTGCCAGGACATGTTCGCGAAGCTGCTGCGCGAGCGGGGCTATGAGGTCGACGACTGGGTCGTCAATCAGGACGAGCTGAAGACGCTGCCCGGCTACGGGCCGGTCGAGACCGATTTCTCCCGCGCGCGGACCGTCGTCGGCACCTATCGGCCGGCGCGCGAGGAGGGACGTTCGCTGATCCTTCAGGGGCATTGCGACGTGGTGCCGGTCGGGCCGCTCGACATGTGGGAGCGGCCGCCGTTCCAGCCGGTGGTCGAGGACGGCTGGCTCTATGGCCGCGGCACCGGCGACATGAAGTCGGGCACCATTGCCGCGCTCTACGCGCTCGATGCGGTGAAGGCCGCGGGCTTTGCGCCGAAGGGCCGCATCCATCTGCAATCCGTGATCGAGGAGGAGAGCACCGGTCTCGGCGCGCTCTCGACCCTGCAGCGCGGCTACCGTGCCGATGCCTGCCTGCTGCCGGAGCCGACCGAGGAACGGTTGATGCGCGCCCAGGTCGGCGTGATCTGGTTTCGCCTCAGGGTTCGCGGAATCCCGGTCCATGTCGCGCGCGCCGGCACCGGCTCCAACGCCATCCGCGCCGCTTATCATCTGATCGGCCATCTCGACGCGCTGGAGGCGGAGTGGAACGAGCGTGCCAAGTCGCATCGCTACTTCGGCGCGGTGCATCACCCGCTCAACTTCAATCCCGGCATCATCAAGGGCGGCGATTGGGCCTCCAGCGTGCCGGCGTGGTGCGACGTCGATTGCCGGATCGGCATCCTGCCGGGGTGGAAAATCGCCGACTGCCAGGCCGAGATCGTCGAGTGCGTGACCAAGGCCGCCCGGGCCCATCCGTTCCTCGCCAACAATCCGCCGGAGATCGTCTGGTCCGGCTTCCTGTCGCCGGGCTACGAGGCCACCGAGGTGCAGGAGAGCGAGGCCGTCCTCGGCTCGGTCTACGAGCATGTGTTCGGGCGCGAGCTGACGGATTTTCCCTCGACCGCGCTGACGGATGCGCGCTTCTATGGCCTGGACTATGGCGTTCCCGCATTCTGCTTCGGCGCCAGGATGGAGAACGCGCACGGCTTCAATGAACGGGTCCAGCTCGATTCGCTGAAAAAGGTCACCAAGGCCTACGCCCTCTTCGTCGCGAGCTGGTGCGGGATCGATAGAGCATGA
- a CDS encoding pyridoxamine 5'-phosphate oxidase family protein, with amino-acid sequence MGDQNAGGKPPVKSQEDLRAHFGQLSPLAEKKVLYHLDRFCRDFIALSPFLVIASSDGKGHADASPRGDAPGFVSVLDDKTLLIPDRRGNNRVDTFGNIIASPGIGLIFMVPGINETLRVNGRAEISQEPDLLTPLTVQNVTPIIGLKVHVDETYFHCGKALMRSKLWNPAAQVERHSFPTLGRIIAEQTTAIEVEVAEKAMEEAYRTRLY; translated from the coding sequence ATGGGTGACCAGAATGCAGGCGGCAAGCCGCCGGTCAAATCGCAGGAGGATCTTCGTGCGCATTTCGGGCAATTGAGCCCGCTCGCCGAGAAAAAGGTGCTCTACCATCTCGACAGGTTCTGCCGCGACTTCATCGCGCTGTCGCCGTTCCTTGTCATCGCCTCCAGCGACGGCAAGGGGCATGCCGACGCCAGCCCGCGCGGCGATGCACCGGGCTTCGTTTCCGTGCTCGACGACAAGACGCTGCTGATCCCGGATCGGCGCGGCAACAACCGGGTCGATACGTTCGGCAATATCATCGCTTCGCCCGGGATCGGGCTGATCTTCATGGTGCCCGGCATCAACGAGACGCTGCGCGTCAACGGGCGCGCCGAAATCTCGCAGGAGCCGGACCTGTTGACGCCGCTGACGGTGCAGAACGTCACGCCGATCATCGGCCTCAAGGTGCATGTCGACGAGACCTACTTCCACTGCGGCAAGGCGCTGATGCGCTCGAAGCTCTGGAATCCCGCCGCGCAAGTTGAGCGCCACAGCTTTCCGACGCTCGGCCGGATCATCGCCGAACAGACCACCGCGATCGAGGTCGAGGTCGCCGAGAAGGCGATGGAAGAGGCCTATCGGACGCGGCTGTATTAG
- a CDS encoding dipeptide ABC transporter ATP-binding protein yields the protein MSEAMQSGAPVLAVEGLSIALPKGGDRPFAVENVSFEIRPNEVVCLVGESGSGKSMIAHAVLSLLPRGVDIASGAVTVAGQDPSKLDGRALRKLRGGNAAMIFQEPLSSLNPLKRVGRQIEEMILAHQRPAPSVTEVRERVLTLLTQVGLPNPQLLEKSYPFELSGGQRQRVMIAMAMANRPALLIADEPTTALDVTTQRQILRLIDDLRRERGMGVLLITHDFGVVADVADRVVVLRHGKVVEQGTASEVLRNPQAAYTRELIDAVPKARLADIHEAIVRPEPLLEVIGLQKTFRVKRGWLQPPREVIAADGVSLTLHEGETLAVVGESGSGKSTLGRMIMRLTEPDAGAIRFGGADLRQLRGEALRQARRQLQIVFQDPFASLDPRQKVGDAIARGPMAYGASRAEAMAQANKLLVRVGLSETAADRYPHEFSGGQRQRICIARALALKPRVLIADEAVSALDVSVQAQVLALLAELRQEMRLAMIFITHDLRIAAEIADRVIVLQKGRIVEEGTTADVFTAPRQAYTRDLLDAIPGRDFFDQPGFAAAADARPTARINS from the coding sequence ATGAGCGAAGCCATGCAGTCCGGCGCGCCTGTTCTTGCCGTCGAGGGCCTGTCGATCGCGCTCCCCAAGGGGGGCGACCGGCCCTTCGCGGTCGAGAATGTGTCGTTTGAAATCAGGCCAAACGAGGTGGTTTGCCTGGTCGGCGAATCCGGCTCCGGCAAGTCGATGATCGCGCATGCGGTGCTGTCGCTGTTGCCGCGGGGCGTCGACATCGCGTCCGGCGCCGTGACGGTCGCAGGGCAGGATCCGTCGAAGCTCGACGGCCGCGCCCTCCGCAAGCTGCGCGGCGGCAACGCCGCGATGATCTTTCAGGAGCCGTTGTCCTCGCTCAATCCGCTGAAGCGCGTCGGCAGGCAGATCGAGGAGATGATCCTGGCGCACCAGCGGCCTGCGCCCTCGGTGACCGAAGTCCGCGAGCGGGTGCTGACGCTGCTGACCCAGGTCGGGCTGCCGAATCCGCAGCTGCTGGAAAAGAGCTACCCGTTCGAGCTTTCCGGCGGCCAGCGCCAGCGCGTGATGATCGCGATGGCGATGGCCAACCGCCCCGCGCTCCTGATCGCGGACGAGCCGACCACCGCGCTCGATGTCACGACCCAGCGCCAGATCCTGCGCCTGATCGACGATCTCCGGCGCGAGCGCGGCATGGGCGTGCTGCTGATCACCCATGATTTCGGCGTCGTCGCCGACGTTGCCGACCGCGTCGTGGTGCTGCGCCATGGCAAGGTGGTCGAGCAGGGCACAGCCAGCGAGGTGCTTCGCAATCCGCAGGCCGCCTACACGCGCGAATTGATCGACGCGGTGCCGAAGGCGCGCCTCGCCGACATTCACGAGGCCATCGTGCGCCCCGAGCCGTTGCTTGAGGTCATCGGCCTGCAAAAGACCTTTCGGGTCAAGCGCGGCTGGCTGCAGCCGCCACGTGAGGTGATCGCCGCTGATGGCGTCTCGCTGACGCTGCACGAGGGTGAGACGCTTGCGGTGGTCGGCGAATCCGGCTCCGGCAAGTCGACGCTCGGGCGCATGATCATGCGGCTGACCGAACCTGACGCCGGCGCCATCCGCTTTGGCGGCGCGGATCTTCGGCAACTGCGCGGCGAGGCGTTGCGCCAGGCGCGGCGCCAGCTCCAGATCGTGTTCCAGGATCCGTTTGCCAGTCTCGATCCGCGCCAGAAGGTCGGCGATGCCATCGCGCGCGGCCCGATGGCCTATGGCGCGTCGCGGGCCGAGGCGATGGCGCAGGCGAACAAGCTCCTGGTGCGGGTCGGCCTGTCCGAGACCGCCGCCGATCGCTACCCGCACGAATTCTCGGGCGGCCAGCGCCAGCGCATCTGCATCGCGCGGGCGCTGGCGCTGAAGCCGCGGGTTCTGATCGCCGACGAGGCGGTGTCGGCGCTGGACGTCTCGGTGCAGGCCCAGGTGCTGGCGCTGCTCGCCGAGTTGCGCCAGGAGATGCGGCTTGCGATGATCTTCATCACGCACGATTTGCGGATTGCCGCCGAGATCGCCGACCGCGTCATCGTCCTGCAGAAGGGGCGTATCGTCGAGGAAGGCACCACCGCCGACGTGTTCACCGCGCCGCGCCAGGCCTACACTCGCGATCTGCTCGACGCGATTCCCGGGCGCGATTTCTTCGATCAGCCGGGCTTTGCGGCCGCGGCCGATGCACGTCCCACAGCAAGGATCAATTCATGA
- a CDS encoding ABC transporter permease, with protein sequence MTRLGSAAAIGLQAVSRIAQLVAVILVIATFNFVLVRAAPGDPAQVMAGQSGASDPKLLDDLRKEYGLDKPYFVQLVSHLGRVVRLDLGYSYRQRRPVVDLILERLPATLLLTVTAFCLALLIGTALGALAGLAAGSVLDTVFTVLSLVLYATPVFWLGLMLVLVFSVTLGWLPPFGYETINVQLSPVEHALDIMKHMIMPVTSLAAIYLAIYARLMRSSIIEVAQQDFIKTARAKGLSGTRIVVGHMLRNALVPVATVAGMQAGALVGGAVVIETVFAWPGLGRLTFEALLQRDYPVLLGIFLILSIVVIALNLLTDLVYRLIDPRMTTGAA encoded by the coding sequence GTGACCCGGCTCGGCAGCGCCGCGGCGATCGGACTTCAGGCGGTCAGCCGCATCGCCCAGCTCGTCGCCGTGATCCTCGTCATCGCGACGTTCAACTTCGTGCTGGTGCGGGCCGCGCCCGGCGATCCGGCCCAGGTCATGGCCGGGCAATCCGGCGCGTCCGATCCAAAACTGCTCGACGACCTGCGCAAGGAATATGGCCTCGACAAGCCGTATTTCGTGCAGCTCGTGAGCCACCTCGGCCGTGTCGTCAGGCTCGACCTCGGCTATTCCTACCGCCAGCGCCGCCCGGTCGTCGATCTCATCCTCGAGCGGCTTCCGGCGACGCTTCTCTTGACCGTGACGGCCTTTTGCCTCGCGCTCCTGATCGGCACCGCGCTCGGCGCGCTGGCCGGGCTCGCGGCGGGCAGCGTGCTCGACACGGTGTTCACCGTGCTCTCGCTCGTGCTCTACGCGACGCCGGTGTTCTGGCTCGGCCTGATGCTCGTGCTGGTGTTCTCGGTGACGCTCGGCTGGCTGCCGCCGTTCGGCTACGAGACCATCAACGTCCAGCTCTCGCCGGTCGAGCATGCGCTTGACATCATGAAACACATGATCATGCCGGTCACGTCGCTGGCGGCGATCTATCTGGCGATCTATGCGCGGCTGATGCGATCCTCGATCATCGAGGTCGCGCAGCAGGATTTCATCAAGACCGCGCGCGCCAAGGGCCTGTCCGGAACGCGCATCGTGGTCGGCCATATGCTGCGCAACGCGCTGGTGCCGGTCGCCACCGTCGCCGGCATGCAGGCCGGCGCGCTGGTCGGCGGCGCCGTGGTAATCGAGACCGTGTTTGCCTGGCCGGGCCTCGGCCGCCTGACCTTCGAGGCACTGCTGCAGCGCGACTATCCGGTCCTGCTCGGCATCTTCCTGATCCTCTCGATCGTCGTGATCGCGCTCAACCTGCTTACCGACCTGGTCTACCGGCTGATCGATCCCCGCATGACCACGGGGGCGGCGTGA
- a CDS encoding efflux RND transporter permease subunit: MALNISAWSIRNPLPSIVFSIILLVLGWVSFTKLAVTRLPSADIPVISVAVSQFGAAPSELESQVTKTIEDGVSGVEGVRHISSSITDGLSVTTIQFALETNTDRALNDVKDAVTRVRANLPQNVTEPLIQRVDVIGLPIVTYAAISPGKTPEQLSYFVDDVVKRALQGVRGVAQVERIGGVEREILVSLDPDKLQAVGLTAVNVSQILRGTNVDVAGGRAEIGKNDQAIRTLAGAKTLNELASTMIPLFGGGEIRLDDLGTVTDTIADRRTFARFNGEPVVALGIKRSKGASDVVVAAAVQKRIDALKVAYPDVDLKLIDTSVEFTKGNYEAAISTLFEGAILAVIIVLLFLRDIRATIIAAVSLPLSIFPAFWAMDLLGFSLNLVSFLAITLSTGILVDDAIVEIENIVRHMRMGKTPYRAALEAADEIGLAVIAISLTIIAIFAPASFMSGIAGQFFKQFGITVSVQVFFSLLAARFVTPMLAAYFLKHHDHDDPPPGPILRGYHSLVTWSVKHYFVTVLIGFAIFAASIWSITLLPQGFLPAQDTARSLLAMELPPGSQLAYTEKVTEEIVARLRKRPEVRSVFVDGGRVPPGLQEVRRASLIINYTPKADRKITQRELELSIGKELDNVPDIRFWFLDENGLRAISLVVTGTDSNIVNNVASELATQMKRIPIIANVISETALDRPELRIRPRAELAARLGVSTESLSQTIRVATIGDVGPALAKFDAGDRQVPIRVQLEDNARSDLQMLEQLRVPLGQRGERGGVPLSVVADIQLDQGPTSINRYDRERQATVAADLVGNAALGDATKLIYDLPVMKSLPKGVKVSPSGDAESLAELSDGFATAITAGLMMVYAVLVLLFGTFLQPITILFSLPLSIGGAIGALLLTGKQLTTPVWIGILMLMGIVTKNAIMLVEFAVEAIRDGKAREEAMIDAGMKRARPIVMTTIAMAAGMTPSALAFGAGGEFRSPMALAVIGGLIFSTALSLVFVPAMFMVMDDIGSLIWRFGKRFVVSHADHELTPNEKQTDETKRPPGPPNMISPAAE; encoded by the coding sequence TCTCCTTCACCAAGCTCGCGGTGACGCGGCTGCCGAGCGCCGACATTCCGGTGATCTCGGTCGCGGTCTCGCAATTCGGCGCCGCGCCGTCGGAACTTGAATCGCAGGTCACCAAGACCATCGAAGACGGCGTCTCCGGCGTCGAGGGCGTGCGCCACATCTCCTCCTCGATCACCGACGGCCTGTCGGTGACCACGATCCAGTTCGCGCTGGAGACCAACACCGACCGCGCGCTCAACGACGTCAAGGACGCGGTGACGCGCGTGCGCGCCAACCTGCCGCAGAACGTCACCGAGCCGTTGATCCAGCGCGTCGACGTGATCGGCCTGCCGATCGTGACCTATGCCGCGATCTCGCCCGGCAAGACGCCGGAGCAGCTGTCCTATTTCGTCGACGACGTGGTCAAGCGCGCGCTGCAGGGCGTGCGCGGCGTCGCCCAGGTCGAGCGCATCGGCGGTGTCGAGCGCGAGATCCTGGTCTCGCTCGATCCCGACAAGCTGCAGGCGGTGGGGCTCACCGCGGTCAATGTCAGCCAGATCCTGCGCGGCACCAATGTCGACGTCGCCGGCGGCCGCGCCGAGATCGGCAAGAACGACCAGGCGATCCGGACGCTGGCCGGCGCCAAGACGCTGAACGAGCTCGCCAGCACCATGATCCCGCTGTTCGGCGGCGGCGAGATCCGTCTCGACGATCTCGGCACCGTCACCGACACCATCGCCGACCGCCGCACCTTCGCCCGCTTCAACGGCGAGCCGGTGGTCGCGCTCGGCATCAAGCGCTCCAAGGGCGCCAGCGACGTCGTCGTCGCGGCCGCGGTGCAGAAGCGGATCGACGCGCTGAAGGTGGCCTATCCCGACGTCGACCTCAAGCTGATCGACACCTCGGTCGAGTTCACCAAGGGCAATTACGAGGCCGCGATCTCGACCTTGTTCGAGGGCGCGATCCTCGCCGTGATCATCGTGCTGCTGTTCCTGCGCGACATCCGCGCCACGATCATCGCGGCGGTCTCGCTGCCGCTGTCGATCTTCCCGGCATTCTGGGCGATGGACCTGCTCGGCTTCTCGCTCAACCTCGTCTCCTTCCTCGCCATCACGCTCTCGACCGGCATCCTGGTCGACGATGCCATCGTCGAGATCGAGAACATCGTCCGCCACATGCGGATGGGCAAGACGCCCTATCGTGCCGCCCTCGAAGCCGCCGACGAGATCGGCCTTGCGGTGATCGCGATCTCGCTCACCATCATCGCGATCTTCGCGCCGGCGAGCTTCATGTCCGGCATTGCCGGGCAGTTCTTCAAGCAGTTCGGCATCACCGTGTCGGTGCAGGTGTTCTTCTCGCTGCTCGCCGCACGCTTCGTGACGCCGATGCTGGCCGCCTATTTCCTCAAGCATCATGACCACGACGATCCGCCGCCCGGCCCGATCCTGCGCGGCTATCACAGCCTCGTCACCTGGTCGGTGAAGCATTACTTCGTCACCGTGCTGATCGGCTTTGCGATCTTCGCCGCGTCGATCTGGAGCATCACGCTGCTGCCGCAGGGCTTCCTGCCGGCGCAGGACACGGCGCGCTCGCTGCTCGCGATGGAGCTGCCGCCCGGCTCGCAGCTCGCTTACACCGAGAAGGTCACCGAGGAGATCGTGGCGCGGCTGCGCAAGCGGCCCGAGGTACGAAGCGTGTTCGTCGACGGCGGCCGGGTGCCGCCGGGCCTCCAGGAGGTGCGCCGCGCCTCGCTGATCATCAACTACACGCCGAAGGCCGACCGCAAGATCACCCAGCGCGAGCTCGAACTGTCGATCGGCAAGGAGCTCGATAACGTCCCGGATATCAGGTTCTGGTTCCTCGACGAGAACGGCTTGCGCGCGATCTCGCTGGTCGTCACCGGCACCGACAGCAACATCGTCAACAACGTCGCCAGCGAACTGGCGACGCAGATGAAGCGGATTCCGATCATCGCCAACGTGATCTCGGAGACCGCGCTCGACCGGCCCGAGCTGCGCATCCGCCCGCGCGCCGAGCTCGCGGCCCGGCTCGGCGTCTCGACCGAGAGCCTGTCGCAGACCATCCGCGTCGCCACCATCGGCGACGTCGGTCCGGCGCTGGCGAAGTTCGACGCCGGCGACCGCCAGGTGCCGATCCGCGTCCAGCTCGAGGACAATGCGCGCAGCGACCTGCAGATGCTGGAGCAGCTGCGGGTGCCGCTCGGCCAGCGCGGCGAACGCGGCGGCGTGCCGCTCTCCGTCGTCGCCGACATCCAGCTCGACCAGGGCCCGACCAGCATCAACCGCTATGACCGCGAGCGGCAGGCCACTGTCGCCGCCGACCTCGTCGGCAATGCCGCGCTCGGCGACGCCACCAAGCTGATCTACGACCTGCCGGTCATGAAGAGCCTGCCGAAGGGCGTGAAGGTCAGCCCGTCCGGCGACGCCGAGAGCCTCGCCGAGCTGTCCGACGGCTTCGCCACCGCGATCACGGCCGGCCTGATGATGGTCTATGCGGTGCTGGTGCTGCTGTTCGGCACCTTCCTGCAGCCGATCACCATCCTGTTCTCGCTGCCGCTCTCGATCGGCGGCGCGATCGGCGCGCTGCTGCTGACCGGCAAGCAGCTCACCACGCCGGTGTGGATCGGCATCCTGATGCTGATGGGCATCGTCACCAAGAACGCCATCATGCTGGTGGAATTCGCGGTCGAGGCGATCCGCGACGGCAAGGCGCGCGAGGAAGCCATGATCGATGCCGGCATGAAGCGCGCCCGCCCGATCGTAATGACCACGATCGCGATGGCCGCCGGCATGACGCCGTCAGCGCTCGCGTTCGGCGCCGGCGGCGAATTCCGCTCGCCGATGGCGCTCGCGGTGATCGGCGGCCTGATCTTCTCGACCGCGCTGTCGCTGGTGTTCGTGCCGGCGATGTTCATGGTGATGGACGACATCGGCAGCCTGATCTGGCGCTTCGGCAAACGGTTCGTGGTCTCGCATGCCGACCACGAGCTGACGCCGAACGAGAAGCAGACTGACGAGACCAAGCGGCCGCCCGGTCCGCCAAACATGATCTCGCCCGCCGCGGAATGA
- a CDS encoding ABC transporter permease, with product MDTVRAFLRHPSGMIGLVLLLVVVVVAIIAPIAFPVSPWEMVGAPFTPPGEDGLWLGGDTLGRDVAAGVAYGARVSLLIGIASALAAMAIGVVIGAISGYFGGKIDLVLMRMTELFQTIPAFVLAILLVATFNPSLLTIILTIGAVSWPPLARLTRAEFLRLRHREFVEAALCQGERTWRIVLGHILPNAISPILVVTSLTVATAILLESALSFMGLGDPNLMSWGFMIGAGRTVIRNAWWMSVFPGLAILVTVLAINLFGEGLSDVLNPRVSRRRS from the coding sequence ATGGACACGGTGCGCGCCTTCCTGCGTCATCCGAGCGGAATGATCGGCCTCGTCCTGCTGCTCGTCGTCGTTGTCGTGGCGATCATCGCGCCGATCGCATTTCCGGTCTCGCCCTGGGAGATGGTCGGCGCGCCGTTCACGCCGCCCGGCGAGGACGGATTATGGCTCGGCGGCGATACGCTCGGCCGCGACGTCGCCGCCGGGGTCGCCTATGGCGCGCGCGTCTCGCTCCTGATCGGCATCGCCTCGGCGCTCGCGGCGATGGCGATCGGCGTCGTGATCGGCGCGATCTCCGGCTATTTCGGCGGCAAGATCGATCTGGTGCTGATGCGGATGACGGAATTGTTCCAGACCATTCCGGCCTTCGTGCTGGCCATCCTGCTGGTCGCGACCTTCAATCCGTCGCTGCTGACGATCATCCTGACCATCGGCGCGGTGAGCTGGCCGCCGCTGGCGCGGCTCACGCGCGCCGAATTCCTCCGTCTGCGGCACCGCGAATTCGTCGAGGCCGCGCTGTGCCAGGGTGAACGCACCTGGCGCATCGTGCTCGGCCATATCCTGCCGAACGCGATCTCGCCGATCCTGGTGGTGACGTCGCTGACGGTTGCCACCGCGATCCTGCTGGAAAGCGCGCTGTCCTTCATGGGGCTCGGCGATCCCAATCTGATGTCGTGGGGCTTCATGATCGGCGCGGGCCGCACCGTGATCCGGAATGCGTGGTGGATGAGCGTGTTTCCCGGCCTCGCCATCCTCGTCACCGTGCTGGCGATCAACCTGTTCGGCGAGGGACTGTCTGACGTCCTCAACCCGCGCGTTTCGAGGCGCCGGTCATGA